A stretch of Arachis hypogaea cultivar Tifrunner chromosome 15, arahy.Tifrunner.gnm2.J5K5, whole genome shotgun sequence DNA encodes these proteins:
- the LOC112750054 gene encoding xyloglucan O-acetyltransferase 1 — protein MGSTIPLFKEQSLFVITKKLLPWTLYALLPLALLRLYFYPLPLPPSPETELPHSSTPITIATHSSLSSSTPPPLSSPSSTSEKEKGGDDETSCDYFNGEWVRDLRGPLYNGSTCSTIKEGQNCIKHGRPDSGYLHWRWKPSQCNLPRFDPNAFLQLVRNKHIAFVGDSMARNQLESLLCMLSTVSEPNLVYRNGEDNKFRKWHFVSHNASVSVYWSPFLVHGVEKSSSGPNHNVLHLDRVDERWGKDMDRIDLMVLSIGHWFLHPAVYYEGDSVLGCHYCPGLNHTEIGFYDVLRKALRTTLSSIIERRGGGRENNNGIDVIVTTFSPAHFEGEWDKAGACPKTKPFRNREKELEGMDADVRKIEIEEVEDAKERGKEFGGFRLEALDVTRLALLRPDGHPGPYMYPFPFANGVQERVQNDCVHWCLPGPIDTWNEIFLEMMKKWERTTVRVE, from the exons ATGGGAAGTACAATCCCATTATTCAAAGAACAATCCTTGTTTGTAATCACCAAGAAGCTTCTTCCATGGACACTCTATGCTTTGCTTCCATTAGCTCTACTTCGCTTGTACTTCTACCCTTTACCCCTTCCTCCTTCCCCAGAAACTGAACTTCCCCATTCATCAACCCCCATCACCATAGCTACccactcttctctttcttcttcaacccctcctcctctttcttcacCTTCATCAACTTCAG AAAAGGAAAAAGGTGGTGATGATGAAACATCATGCGACTACTTCAATGGAGAATGGGTCCGTGATTTGAGAGGCCCTTTGTACAATGGAAGCACATGCAGCACCATTAAAGAAGGCCAGAATTGCATCAAACATGGAAGACCTGACTCAGGGTACCTTCATTGGAGATGGAAGCCAAGCCAATGCAATCTTCCAAGGTTTGATCCTAATGCTTTTCTCCAACTTGTTAGAAACAAGCACATAGCTTTTGTTGGTGATTCAATGGCTAGGAACCAGTTAGAGTCCCTTCTTTGCATGTTATCTACTGTTTCGGAACCTAACCTTGTATACCGCAATGGAGAGGATAATAAATTCCGGAAATGGCATTTTGTTTCCCACAATGCAAGTGTGTCTGTGTATTGGTCACCTTTTCTTGTTCATGGTGTTGAGAAATCTAGTTCAGGGCCTAATCATAATGTGTTGCATTTGGACCGTGTTGATGAGAGGTGGGGTAAGGATATGGACCGAATCGACTTGATGGTGCTTTCGATCGGTCATTGGTTCTTGCATCCAGCTGTTTATTACGAGGGCGATTCAGTTCTCGGATGCCATTATTGTCCCGGTCTTAATCACACTGAAATTGGGTTCTATGATGTATTGAGGAAGGCTTTGAGGACTACACTTAGTAGCATAATTGAGAGGAGAGGTGGTGGTAGGGAAAATAATAATGGGATTGATGTGATTGTGACAACTTTTTCGCCGGCACATTTCGAGGGTGAGTGGGATAAGGCCGGGGCTTGTCCGAAGACTAAGCCATTTAGGAACAGGGAGAAAGAGCTTGAAGGGATGGATGCCGATGTGAGgaagattgagattgaagaagTGGAAGATGCTAAGGAAAGAGGGAAAGAGTTTGGAGGATTTAGGTTGGAGGCATTGGATGTGACAAGATTAGCATTGTTGAGACCTGATGGACACCCTGGTCCTTACATGTACCCTTTTCCATTTGCTAATGGGGTTCAAGAGCGAGTTCAAAATGATTGTGTTCATTGGTGCTTGCCGGGGCCTATAGATACATGGAATGAGATCTTTCTCGAGATGATGAAGAAGTGGGAGCGAACGACCGTGCGCGTGGAGTGA